One window of the Chitinophaga niabensis genome contains the following:
- a CDS encoding ABC transporter ATP-binding protein, with protein sequence MSAAPLVSLQDLTVTFNTVTAVKGISLDIQPGEIVGIVGESGSGKSVTALSLMRLVEATSLSGKIIYTAPEKAPVDLLSLSPAQMRSFRGSEIAMIFQEPMTSLNPLHTCGNQVAEAISLHKKIPGKQARQQVLSLFEKVRIPDPDLAFDKYPHELSGGQKQRVMIAMAISCGPRLLIADEPTTALDVTVQKTILALLKELQQEMGMSVVFITHDLGVIAEIASRVAVMYKGKIVEEGPVAEIFHHPQHPYTKGLLACRPPLEKRLRRLPVVRDFMEIDADGGLKEKAADVSAFVQALELPETEMLAREQMLATRPPLLKVEGLSTWFPKKRSFLGKVGGWTKAVDNVSFEVREGETLGLVGESGCGKTTLSRTLLRLIEPTGGSIYYKGRDLRSLSPREMCDMRKHIQLIFQDPYSSLNPRITVGRAIQEPMKVHGLYGNDAARKEKVLELLEKVNLLPEHYDRYPHEFSGGQRQRIVIARALALNPEFIICDESVSALDVSVQAQVLNLLMQLQQEFNFTYIFISHNLSVVHFMSDRMMVMNKGKIEEMGQARQVYHHPASEYTRHLIAAIPGK encoded by the coding sequence TTGAGTGCAGCACCGCTAGTATCGCTCCAGGATCTTACAGTGACCTTTAATACCGTTACTGCTGTTAAAGGTATTTCCCTGGATATTCAGCCAGGAGAAATTGTAGGGATCGTTGGAGAGTCCGGCTCCGGGAAATCTGTTACGGCGCTCAGCCTGATGAGATTGGTTGAGGCAACCTCCCTGAGTGGAAAGATCATTTACACCGCGCCAGAAAAGGCTCCTGTTGACCTGTTAAGTCTGAGCCCTGCACAGATGCGTAGTTTCAGGGGCAGCGAAATAGCCATGATCTTCCAGGAACCCATGACTTCCCTGAACCCATTGCATACCTGCGGAAACCAGGTAGCCGAAGCTATTTCCCTGCACAAAAAAATACCCGGAAAGCAAGCCCGCCAACAGGTGCTCAGCCTGTTTGAAAAAGTACGGATCCCCGATCCGGACCTGGCTTTTGATAAATATCCCCATGAATTGTCCGGCGGCCAGAAACAAAGAGTGATGATAGCCATGGCCATCAGCTGTGGCCCCCGTTTGCTGATAGCAGACGAACCCACCACCGCTTTGGACGTAACCGTACAGAAAACCATCCTGGCCCTGCTGAAAGAACTCCAGCAGGAAATGGGCATGAGCGTAGTTTTTATCACACATGATCTGGGAGTGATCGCTGAGATCGCTTCCCGCGTAGCTGTAATGTATAAAGGGAAGATCGTAGAGGAAGGCCCTGTGGCTGAGATCTTCCATCATCCTCAGCATCCCTACACCAAAGGTTTACTGGCCTGCCGTCCGCCATTGGAAAAACGGCTCCGCCGTTTGCCCGTAGTGCGGGACTTTATGGAAATAGATGCAGATGGCGGCCTTAAGGAAAAAGCTGCGGACGTTAGTGCTTTTGTGCAGGCCCTGGAACTTCCGGAAACAGAAATGCTGGCCAGGGAACAAATGCTGGCAACAAGGCCACCCTTATTGAAAGTGGAAGGCCTGAGCACCTGGTTCCCCAAAAAGCGGAGCTTCCTGGGAAAAGTGGGCGGGTGGACAAAAGCTGTGGATAATGTAAGCTTTGAAGTGCGGGAAGGAGAAACACTCGGACTGGTAGGAGAATCCGGTTGCGGGAAAACAACATTGAGCAGAACGCTTCTCCGGCTGATAGAACCAACCGGCGGAAGCATTTATTATAAAGGCAGGGACCTGAGGAGTTTGTCTCCCCGGGAAATGTGCGATATGCGGAAGCACATCCAGCTGATCTTCCAGGATCCCTATTCCTCCTTAAATCCGCGGATCACGGTAGGCCGGGCCATCCAGGAACCCATGAAAGTGCATGGTTTGTATGGGAATGATGCCGCCCGGAAGGAAAAAGTACTGGAACTACTGGAAAAGGTGAACCTGCTGCCGGAGCATTACGACCGTTACCCACATGAGTTTTCCGGAGGGCAACGCCAGCGGATAGTGATTGCCCGGGCATTAGCGCTTAATCCTGAATTTATTATCTGTGACGAATCCGTTTCCGCACTGGACGTGAGTGTTCAGGCCCAGGTGCTCAATCTGCTGATGCAATTACAGCAGGAATTCAATTTCACCTATATATTTATCTCCCATAACCTTTCTGTGGTACACTTTATGAGTGACAGGATGATGGTGATGAATAAGGGGAAAATTGAGGAAATGGGGCAAGCAAGGCAGGTATATCATCATCCGGCCTCGGAATATACCCGCCATTTAATAGCGGCTATTCCCGGCAAATAG
- the queA gene encoding tRNA preQ1(34) S-adenosylmethionine ribosyltransferase-isomerase QueA, with translation MKLSQFKFDLPLNLIAQHPTKTRDESRLMVVNRATGKIEHKVFKDVLGYFNDKDVMVVNNTKVFPARLYGRKEKTGAKIEVFLLRELNKLNRLWDVIVDPARKIRVGNKLYFGDDESLVAEVIDNTTSRGRTIRFLFEGNDEEFKAVLDSLGETPLPKYIKRKPEDDDKERYQTVYAKYEGAVAAPTAGLHFSRELIKRLEIKGVKFAEVTLHTGLGTFRPIEVEDLSKHKMDAEYFHIDEYAVKIVNKAKEENRKICAIGTTTVRAVESSVTAQNHLKAAEGWTNTFIHPPYDFSIPNALVTNFHLPKTSLLIMVCAFAGYDLVMEAYQQAIKEKYRFFSYGDAMLII, from the coding sequence ATGAAATTATCACAATTCAAGTTCGATCTTCCTTTAAACCTGATCGCACAGCATCCCACCAAGACAAGAGACGAGAGCCGCCTGATGGTTGTTAACCGTGCAACCGGCAAAATTGAGCACAAAGTTTTCAAGGACGTACTCGGGTATTTCAACGACAAAGATGTAATGGTAGTGAACAATACGAAAGTATTCCCTGCCAGGCTCTATGGCCGTAAAGAAAAGACCGGTGCTAAAATTGAAGTGTTCCTGCTCCGTGAACTGAACAAACTGAACCGTTTGTGGGATGTGATCGTGGATCCCGCCCGTAAGATCAGGGTAGGTAACAAACTCTATTTTGGAGATGATGAGAGCCTGGTTGCAGAAGTGATCGACAACACTACTTCCCGTGGCCGTACCATCCGCTTCCTCTTTGAAGGAAACGATGAAGAGTTCAAAGCCGTTCTGGACAGCTTGGGTGAAACACCATTGCCAAAGTACATCAAACGCAAACCCGAAGATGACGATAAAGAGCGTTATCAGACTGTTTACGCTAAGTATGAAGGAGCTGTTGCTGCACCAACTGCTGGTTTGCACTTCAGCCGTGAGCTGATCAAACGCCTGGAGATCAAAGGTGTTAAATTTGCAGAAGTAACCCTGCACACCGGTTTGGGTACATTCCGCCCCATTGAGGTAGAGGACCTGAGCAAGCATAAAATGGATGCGGAATATTTCCACATAGATGAATATGCCGTGAAGATCGTGAACAAAGCAAAAGAAGAGAACCGCAAGATCTGCGCCATTGGTACCACTACCGTTAGAGCAGTAGAATCTTCCGTAACAGCACAGAATCATCTGAAAGCTGCAGAAGGCTGGACGAATACCTTCATCCATCCTCCTTACGATTTTTCTATTCCCAATGCACTGGTAACCAACTTCCACCTGCCAAAAACAAGTCTCCTGATCATGGTTTGCGCCTTTGCCGGTTATGACCTGGTAATGGAAGCTTATCAACAGGCTATTAAAGAGAAGTACCGCTTTTTCAGCTATGGTGATGCTATGCTGATCATCTGA
- a CDS encoding 2-C-methyl-D-erythritol 4-phosphate cytidylyltransferase yields the protein MSSRSKIAIIVAGGSGQRMGSTVPKQFLELAGKPVLYHTIAAFLAAYEDMHIILVLPEAHKASVAAVLTAFDKPPSVTLVDGGETRFHSVLNGLKLIKQDAVIFVHDGVRPLVSPALIRTCYEQALAKGSAIPAIALKDSIREVDDEGNMAADRTRFRIIQTPQTFLSEILLPAFDQPYDPLFTDEATVVERFGEEVNLVEGEEQNIKITKPQDLVIAAAFLHQGL from the coding sequence ATGTCGTCTCGTAGCAAAATTGCCATAATAGTGGCCGGAGGTTCCGGTCAACGGATGGGCAGCACTGTGCCCAAACAATTCCTGGAATTGGCCGGTAAACCCGTATTGTATCATACCATCGCCGCATTTCTGGCAGCCTATGAGGATATGCATATCATCCTCGTTTTACCGGAAGCCCATAAAGCCAGTGTAGCAGCAGTGCTCACTGCATTTGACAAGCCGCCTTCCGTTACTTTGGTGGATGGAGGAGAAACCCGCTTCCACTCTGTACTGAATGGCCTGAAGCTGATAAAACAGGATGCTGTGATCTTTGTGCATGATGGAGTGAGACCATTGGTAAGCCCTGCGTTGATCCGTACCTGTTATGAACAGGCCTTAGCTAAAGGCAGCGCTATTCCGGCCATTGCACTGAAAGATAGTATCCGCGAAGTAGATGATGAAGGCAATATGGCGGCAGACAGGACCCGTTTCAGGATCATTCAAACACCACAGACCTTTTTATCAGAAATATTATTACCCGCATTCGATCAACCCTACGATCCGTTGTTTACAGACGAAGCCACAGTTGTGGAACGATTTGGAGAAGAAGTGAACCTGGTAGAAGGAGAGGAACAGAACATCAAGATCACAAAGCCACAGGATCTTGTGATAGCAGCGGCTTTTTTGCATCAGGGCTTATAA
- a CDS encoding Gfo/Idh/MocA family protein gives MLKIGLFGVGHLGKIHLSQLSTMKDVEVTGYFDPSDANAEGVQALYNNLKRYTSAEELILASDAIDIVAPTTQHFKLCEMAIRNGKHVFVEKPMTNTMEEAKLLVKLVEEANIKFQVGHVERFNPAFLALKGHDLKPMFIEVHRLAEFNPRGTDVSVILDLMIHDIDIVLSIVKSSISRISASGVAVMSDTPDIANVRIEFHNGCVANLTSSRISLKKMRKMRLFQKDAYIGIDFLDKKTEIIKLKTPADEGLFTLDIETNAGKKTIAIANPEIKQSNAIRMELEFFRDSILENKPVEVNVIDGFQALEVAHQILQKIGKGQSE, from the coding sequence ATGCTCAAAATAGGCTTGTTCGGTGTAGGGCATTTAGGCAAGATCCATTTATCTCAGCTGTCCACTATGAAGGATGTGGAAGTAACCGGTTACTTTGATCCCAGTGATGCCAATGCCGAAGGTGTACAAGCACTCTATAATAATCTCAAACGGTACACTTCAGCAGAAGAATTGATCCTTGCTTCCGATGCGATTGATATTGTGGCGCCTACCACACAGCACTTTAAATTGTGCGAAATGGCTATCCGTAACGGAAAGCATGTTTTTGTGGAGAAGCCTATGACCAATACCATGGAAGAAGCCAAACTGCTGGTGAAACTGGTGGAAGAAGCCAATATAAAATTCCAGGTAGGGCACGTAGAAAGATTTAACCCTGCTTTCCTGGCGTTGAAAGGGCATGATCTGAAACCGATGTTCATTGAGGTGCACCGCCTCGCAGAATTCAATCCACGCGGAACAGATGTGAGTGTGATCCTGGACCTGATGATCCATGATATTGATATTGTACTGAGCATTGTGAAGTCCAGCATCAGCCGTATTTCAGCGAGTGGCGTAGCCGTGATGAGCGATACCCCTGATATTGCCAACGTGCGTATAGAATTCCATAATGGCTGTGTGGCCAACCTCACTTCCAGCCGTATCTCCCTCAAAAAGATGCGCAAAATGCGCCTCTTCCAGAAGGATGCTTACATCGGTATTGATTTCCTTGATAAGAAAACAGAGATCATCAAACTGAAAACACCGGCAGATGAAGGTTTGTTCACGCTTGATATTGAAACCAATGCCGGCAAGAAAACCATTGCCATTGCTAATCCGGAGATCAAACAATCCAATGCCATCCGTATGGAACTGGAATTCTTCAGGGACAGCATCCTGGAAAACAAACCGGTGGAAGTGAATGTGATAGATGGTTTCCAGGCACTGGAAGTAGCTCACCAGATCTTGCAGAAGATTGGGAAAGGACAATCAGAGTAA
- a CDS encoding gliding motility-associated C-terminal domain-containing protein: protein MNQTLGQGCTPLGQTPRSAFPICGTKALKQTSVPACAGRVIRLPTCPPNVEYRDLNPFWYKFTCYDAGTLGFTITPNDAGDDYDWQLFDVTGRNVDDVYSNTNLQVGGNWSAIPGATGASAAGTKPMACEGLSEPKWSSMPTLVAGHQYLLMVSHFTSTSQSGYELAFGGGTANITDPLPGAFLTARYHCLNNRVAIKLNKRFQCATLTASGSEFEITGAGTANVISAVGVNCTGSFDMDSVVLTLDRPLPGGNYTVRIRNGSDGNTLLDACDNPIQAGRDVPFVISIPQAVPFDKIDPVGCVPTKIKVRLPDPVLCSSIAPNGSDFQLSGTGPAVTIVQANTFCAGQLTDSIELSLSAPVYLDGNYRIELVRGSDGNTMISECGVQTPLGYVVPFITKDTVNALFSYRISLDCVYDTIFLQHNGAHGANDWKWTFEDGSVMTTRTPEKVYTVFGQKTVKLEVSNGVCTDDHTETMLLNNTLKAEFLVNTPVLCPLDMASFTNQSIGNIISHRWDFNYGPGSRMVDPQPFRYPLSGRDQVYQVRLIVEDDLQCADTVFHSVKAVASCRVAVPTAFSPNNDGINDFLYPLNGYKTADLVFRVFGRNGQLVFESRNWMNKWDGKINGSPAGIGTYAWVLEYTNTELGNRVFQKGVTTLLR from the coding sequence GTGAACCAGACTTTGGGTCAGGGCTGTACGCCATTGGGACAAACGCCGCGCAGCGCTTTTCCCATCTGCGGAACTAAAGCGCTGAAACAAACTTCTGTGCCCGCATGTGCAGGAAGAGTGATCCGCCTCCCTACTTGTCCTCCAAACGTAGAATACAGGGACCTGAACCCCTTCTGGTATAAATTTACCTGCTATGATGCAGGTACTCTTGGTTTTACGATCACGCCTAACGATGCCGGTGATGATTACGACTGGCAGCTTTTTGATGTTACCGGCCGGAATGTGGATGATGTATATTCCAACACAAATCTGCAGGTAGGTGGTAACTGGAGTGCCATTCCCGGAGCAACAGGAGCCTCTGCAGCAGGTACAAAGCCAATGGCCTGTGAAGGTTTGAGTGAGCCTAAATGGAGCAGCATGCCTACATTGGTGGCAGGGCATCAGTATTTATTGATGGTCAGCCACTTTACATCAACATCACAAAGTGGGTACGAATTAGCTTTTGGGGGTGGAACAGCTAATATTACAGACCCTTTGCCGGGTGCATTCCTCACTGCCAGATATCATTGCCTCAATAACCGAGTAGCTATCAAATTGAACAAACGTTTTCAATGTGCCACACTTACCGCAAGCGGCAGTGAATTTGAGATCACAGGTGCTGGCACAGCAAATGTGATTAGCGCAGTGGGAGTGAATTGTACGGGAAGTTTTGATATGGATTCTGTTGTACTTACGCTGGACAGACCTTTGCCCGGGGGAAATTACACCGTAAGGATCCGCAACGGCTCAGATGGCAATACATTACTGGATGCCTGTGATAATCCCATACAGGCTGGCAGGGATGTACCATTTGTGATAAGCATTCCGCAGGCCGTACCTTTTGATAAAATTGATCCCGTAGGCTGTGTGCCCACAAAAATTAAAGTCCGTTTGCCTGATCCCGTACTTTGCAGCTCCATTGCGCCGAATGGCAGTGATTTTCAGCTAAGCGGAACAGGGCCTGCCGTTACAATTGTGCAAGCCAATACTTTTTGTGCCGGTCAGTTGACAGATAGTATAGAACTGTCACTCAGCGCACCTGTTTATCTCGATGGTAATTACCGGATCGAACTGGTCAGGGGGAGTGATGGCAACACCATGATCAGTGAATGTGGTGTACAAACGCCGCTGGGATATGTAGTGCCGTTCATTACAAAGGATACCGTAAATGCATTGTTCAGTTACAGGATAAGCCTGGATTGTGTGTATGACACCATCTTCCTGCAACACAATGGCGCACATGGTGCCAATGACTGGAAGTGGACTTTCGAGGATGGCTCTGTGATGACTACACGTACACCAGAGAAAGTGTATACTGTATTTGGACAGAAAACGGTAAAGCTGGAAGTCTCCAATGGTGTTTGTACAGATGATCATACAGAAACGATGTTGCTGAATAATACCCTGAAAGCAGAATTCCTCGTGAATACGCCGGTTTTATGTCCCCTGGATATGGCTTCCTTCACTAACCAGAGTATTGGCAACATTATATCGCATCGCTGGGATTTCAACTATGGGCCTGGTTCCCGGATGGTGGACCCGCAACCTTTCCGTTATCCGCTATCAGGGCGGGATCAGGTTTACCAGGTAAGGCTGATCGTGGAAGATGATCTGCAATGTGCCGATACTGTTTTTCATTCCGTTAAGGCTGTGGCCAGTTGCAGGGTAGCAGTACCCACTGCTTTCTCGCCTAACAATGATGGCATTAACGATTTCCTCTATCCGCTGAACGGATACAAAACTGCAGATCTCGTGTTCCGTGTATTTGGCCGGAACGGGCAGCTGGTATTTGAATCCCGCAACTGGATGAATAAATGGGATGGTAAGATCAACGGATCTCCTGCCGGCATTGGAACATACGCCTGGGTACTTGAATACACCAATACGGAATTAGGGAACCGGGTGTTTCAGAAAGGAGTGACCACTTTGCTGCGATGA
- the radC gene encoding RadC family protein, which produces MIVSPTFLPGIGNYLEPKRVLPPIRKWSIDDRPREKLVSKGARSLSHAELLAILINCGNAKQSAIELAQEILLSCENDLSGLAAMDVEQLMQFKGIGFKKAVTILASLELSRRKQSQLPCSKPVITCADDVASLLRPLLEDQCYETFYVLYLNHANKLLHYSCISSGGLTSTTVDPRMIFLEALRQKATRIMLCHNHPSGSLRPSNADVNITHKLKAGGKLLDIEVLDHVIVSSEGHFSFKEDGML; this is translated from the coding sequence ATGATAGTTAGCCCAACATTTCTGCCTGGTATCGGCAATTACCTTGAGCCTAAGCGTGTGTTACCTCCTATTCGCAAATGGTCTATCGATGACCGTCCCCGGGAAAAACTCGTTTCAAAAGGTGCCAGGTCTTTAAGTCACGCTGAATTACTGGCCATTCTTATCAATTGCGGCAATGCCAAACAATCTGCCATTGAGCTGGCCCAGGAAATTCTGCTTAGCTGCGAAAATGATCTTTCCGGCCTGGCCGCTATGGATGTGGAACAGTTAATGCAGTTCAAGGGTATAGGGTTTAAGAAAGCCGTTACTATCCTGGCCTCCCTGGAACTTTCCCGCCGTAAACAATCCCAGCTGCCTTGCAGCAAACCGGTGATCACCTGCGCAGATGACGTAGCCTCCTTATTAAGGCCTCTCCTCGAAGATCAATGTTATGAAACGTTTTACGTGCTCTATCTTAATCATGCCAACAAACTCCTTCATTACAGCTGTATCAGTTCAGGCGGCCTTACTTCCACTACCGTAGATCCCCGCATGATCTTCCTGGAAGCGTTGCGGCAGAAAGCCACCCGCATCATGTTATGCCACAACCATCCTTCCGGAAGCCTGCGGCCCAGTAATGCAGATGTCAATATCACGCATAAATTAAAAGCGGGAGGTAAGTTGCTGGATATCGAGGTTTTAGATCATGTGATCGTTTCTTCTGAAGGGCATTTCAGTTTTAAAGAAGATGGCATGCTCTGA